In a genomic window of Tursiops truncatus isolate mTurTru1 chromosome 7, mTurTru1.mat.Y, whole genome shotgun sequence:
- the ESPNL gene encoding espin-like protein, translated as MEEQRALAAAKDGDLATLERLLEAGALGPGVTDALGAGLVHHATRAGHLACVKFLVQRAQLPGNQRAHNGATPVHDAAATGSLAEMCWLVREGGCGLQDRDSSGVSPLHLAARFGHPVLVEWLLREGHAATLETLEGALPLHHAAVSGDLTCLKLLTAAHGSGVNRRTRSGASPLYLACQEGHLHLAQFLVKDCGADVHLRALDGMSALHAAAARGHYSLVVWLVTFTDIGLTARDNEGATVLHFAARGGHTPILDRLLLMGAPVMRDSWGGTPLHDAAESGQMECCQTLLSHRVDPALRDEDGYTAADLAEYHGHRDCAQYLRDSTRPVPLLMAPPPPPPFPPPPLSAARHSLEDGRRGGPGVGDPAVAASLSPAWPGQPDQPLPREHVTRTAPPRVTTGATAVPMVTETAAGGAPDSLVALQLDGLPAGDLDGLVPTRDERGRPIPEWKRQVMVRKLQARLGAAPAPEVQDDGGSTGATEQAAWRYSQTHQAILGPFGELLTEDDLVYLEKQIADLQLRRRCQEYESELGRLAAELQALLPAPLVSITVNSHFLPRAPGLEGEEGPSPEVEPEGSVGAPQATPGAQPLPFWCSHVSRLVRSLSLLLKGVNGLVPGEERPPLEAPREAPASPPRSEAQREIQECGVSVRTLRGNFESAPGRPCTPSPGPCELGPQPGPCLRGCWPSPLQPRGGPIAGEPGPGDAEEASDSGISCEEAPSEAGAVPGPDLASLRKERIVMLFLSHWKKSAYTPALKTVACRTLEARRVEPRRREAAGGPQLPSPPSSESPRLGHLWQQRSIIAHLLGNWKSILAHVPARQLRRLSRRPHGPLSPEQFLPHVDGAPVPYGSLTLDLFMLGYFQLLECDLSAEERKMRHLLCFEVFEHLGAHGWEAARAFHKAVTDEVAAGRRAWTDGFEDIKARFFGSSRSHPWGAEPGRKSGLTPLRPLPHAGPSGGPGPAAQRLVSGPQRGSFNSEDICGYIDRSFAFWKEKEAEMFSFGE; from the exons ATGGAGGAGCAGCGGGCGCTCGCGGCCGCCAAGGATGGGGACCTGGCCACCCTGGAGCGGCTGCTGGAGGCGGGTGCCCTGGGCCCGGGGGTCACCGACGCCCTGGGGGCTGGCCTGGTGCACCACGCCACCCGGGCCGGCCACCTGGCCTGCGTCAAGTTCCTGGTTCAGCGGGCCCAGCTACCCGGCAACCAGCGGGCCCATAACGGGGCCACACCGGTGCATGACGCCGCCGCCACCGGTAGCCTGGCCGAAATGTGCTGGCTGGTGCGCGAAGGGGGCTGCGGTCTGCAG GACCGAGACTCCTCGGGCGTCTCCCCGCTGCACCTGGCCGCCCGCTTCGGACACCCGGTGCTGGTGGAGTGGCTGCTGCGAGAGGGCCACGCAGCCACGCTGGAGACGCTGGAGGGGGCCTTGCCGCTGCACCACGCCGCCGTCAGCGGGGACCTGACCTGCCTGAAGCTCCTGACGGCCGCCCACGGCAG CGGCGTGAACCGGCGGACGCGCAGCGGCGCCTCCCCGCTCTACCTGGCCTGCCAGGAGGGCCACCTGCACCTGGCCCAGTTCCTGGTGAAGGACTGCGGCGCCGACGTACACCTGCGCGCCCTCGACGGCATGAGCGCCCTGCACGCCGCCGCTGCCCGCGGCCACTACTCGCTCGTCGTCTGGCTG GTCACCTTCACGGACATCGGCCTGACGGCGCGGGATAACGAGGGGGCCACCGTCCTCCACTTTGCCGCTCGAGGCGGCCACACGCCCATTCTAGACCGGCTCCTGCTGATGGGCGCCCCCGTCATGAGAGACTCCTGGGGTGGGACCCCTCTCCATGACGCAGCGGAGAGCGGGCAAATGGAG TGCTGCCAGACCCTGCTCTCCCATCGCGTGGACCCCGCCCTGCGGGACGAGGACGGCTACACGGCCGCAGACCTGGCGGAGTACCACGGCCACCGCGACTGCGCCCAGTACCTCCGCGACAGCACCCGGCCG GTGCCACTCCTGATggcgcccccgccgccgccgccgttcCCCCCTCCTCCGCTGTCTGCTGCAAGGCACTCCCTGGAGGATGGAAGAAGAGGGGGCCCAGGTGTCGGGGATCCCGCTG TGGCAGCATCTCTCAGCCCAGCCTGGCCCGGCCAGCCTGACCAGCCTCTTCCGAGGGAGCACGTGACCCGCACAGCACCCCCGAGGGTCACCACCGGTGCCACAGCCGTCCCTATG GTGACGGAGACGGCAGCGGGGGGCGCCCCGGACAGCCTGGTCGCGCTGCAGCTGGATGGGCTGCCCGCGGGCGACCTCGACGGGCTGGTGCCCACGCGGGATGAGCGCGGCCGGCCCATCCCCGAGTGGAAGCGGCAGGTGATGGTGCGGAAGCTGCAGGCTCGCCTGGGCGCAGCTCCAGCGCCAGAGGTCCAG GACGACGGCGGGAGTACGGGCGCCACAGAGCAGGCGGCCTGGCGGTACTCGCAGACTCACCAGGCCATCCTGGGCCCCTTCGGGGAGCTGCTGACCGAGGACGACCTGGTGTACCTGGAGAAGCAGATCGCAGACCTGCAGCTGCGGCGCCGCTGCCAGGAGTATGAGAGCGAGCTGGGCCGGCTGGCGGCCGAGCTGCAGGCCCTGCTGCCTGCGCCCCTGGTCAGCATCACTGTCAACAGCCACTTCCTGCCCCGCGCGCCCGGGCTGGAGGGCGAGGAGGGCCCCAGCCCCGAGGTCGAGCCCGAGGGCTCCGTGGGGGCTCCGCAGGCCACACCCGGCGCGCAGCCCCTGCCCTTCTGGTGCAGCCACGTCTCCCGGCTGGTGCGCAGCTTGTCGCTGCTGCTGAAGGGCGTGAACGGGCTGGTGCCAGGCGAGGAGCGGCCCCCACTGGAGGCCCCCAGGGAGGCCCCAGCCAGCCCTCCGAGGAGCGAGGCCCAGCGCGAGATCCAGGAGTGTGGGGTGTCGGTGCGGACACTTCGTGGCAACTTCGAGTCAGCCCCCGGCCGGCCCTGCACCCCGAGCCCCGGCCCCTGTGAGCTGGGGCCCCAGCCGGGGCCGTGCCTGAGAGGCTGCTGGCCCTCCCCCTTGCAGCCCCGCGGCGGCCCGATCGCAGGGGAGCCGGGGCCGGGGGACGCGGAGGAGGCCAGCGACTCGGGCATCAGCTGCGAGGAGGCCCCGTCGGAGGCGGGAGCCGTGCCTGGCCCCGACCTGGCCAGCCTCCGCAAGGAGCGCATCGTCATGCTCTTCCTCAGCCACTGGAAGAAGTCGGCCTACACGCCGGCCCTGAAGACGGTGGCCTGCAGGACCCTGGAGGCCCGGCGCGTGGAGCCGCGGCGGCGGGAGGCGGCCGGGGGCCCTCAGCTCCCCTCCCCGCCGTCCAGCGAGAGCCCGCGGCTGGGCCACCTGTGGCAGCAGCGCAGCATCATCGCCCACCTGCTGGGCAACTGGAAGTCCATCCTGGCCCACGTGCCCGCCCGGCAGCTGCGGCGGCTGAGCCGGCGGCCCCACGGCCCCCTGTCCCCCGAGCAGTTCCTGCCCCACGTGGACGGGGCGCCGGTGCCCTACGGCAGCCTCACGCTGGACCTCTTCATGCTGGGCTACTTCCAGCTCCTGGAGTGCGACCTGTCGGCTGAGGAGCGCAAGATGCGCCACCTGCTCTGCTTCGAGGTCTTCGAGCACCTGGGCGCCCACGGCTGGGAGGCCGCGCGTGCCTTCCACAAGGCCGTGACGGACGAGGTGGCTGCCGGCCGCCGTGCCTGGACCGACGGCTTCGAGGACATCAAAGCCCGCTTTTTCGGCTCCAGCCGCAGTCACCCCTGGGGCGCAGAGCCTGGCCGCAAGTCGGGCCTGACCCCGCTCCGGCCCCTGCCCCATGCCGGCCCCAGCGGCGGCCCCGGGCCCGCGGCACAGAGGCTGGTGTCCGGCCCCCAGCGGGGCAGCTTCAACAGCGAGGACATCTGTGGCTACATCGACCGGAGCTTCGCCttctggaaggagaaagaagctgAGATGTTCAGCTTCGGGGAGTGA